One segment of Podospora pseudopauciseta strain CBS 411.78 chromosome 5 map unlocalized CBS411.78m_5.2, whole genome shotgun sequence DNA contains the following:
- a CDS encoding uncharacterized protein (EggNog:ENOG503NVWT; COG:M; COG:O; COG:T), with protein sequence MPQFTATFVPGGYDDYYMPPEVVAPAPQRVMPEVPQNMQNDIQRMELEARESRRESNSTLLNPRGGDAKAFKPFQTSAAGSTTMDVPSFSPFPKVKGENIPPSDEEKEGILWQARNLVLHSNNVSMQVTWARDTLIWVEVAQEAAQREWKREGKGKERPATPKTEHDLRIDAVSIIDYLAQQDHPEANFMKGKWLEFGKFGFRENKREAYSLYKKAAENGYGRAEYRMGMLYENSNDIANAIKHYTLGVKLKDSASNYRLGMMHLMGQHGHQKDYLQGLEMIQHAADTADEDAPQGAYVYGMLIARELPDITLPESILPCDLTVARQYIEKAAYLSFAKAQLKMGQAYELSQLGCDFNPAYSLHYYGLAARQGQPEAALGVSRWFLFGYEGAFAKNEQLAFKYAQEAAVSGLATGEFAMGYYHEIGIHVPKDVREARKWYELAAEHGNKDAKDRLESLSQSKTLTKADHETTTLTRIKSQHGSQRGKRPDRFARQNEVLPTLGETVTPPPGAAHFLYSNSNAFALRNYHQQPLTGIPDRVNFPDPTPRPPAFGVNVDPNNLALRPKSAAPYPLEDNPPPLNARPKSAAPYPEDDMRGPHLNPAAGRLPVGPHADRPGSAFGIRPLSPNGMHSAPPDRSRPMSGQPPHGGWGPQGAPGNYRRPSPGPSAQYPPQQQNGRYGPPGPSIPSAGMPPIGDPTRQRLQKPNPNAPPPLAQGPPPSQYPPAGGKYPPQGNPGLQPGRDYGPPGGGRPNQRPVSDAYGPQGGYDRYGAGPPAAAAGRVPLPNPNLRPDAHRVESMPASGRPVPNNGRPVSSHAHDGGRVSAPPGSAAAARPSPGPGTPGSIASGPRPAAGRPPVKTDHPDGKTMGQGPATFEEMGIPQGKNDGDCVVM encoded by the exons ATGCCACAGTTCACTGCGACTTTCGTCCCAGGCGGGTACGATGATTACTACATGCCGCCAGAGGTCGTTGCGCCTGCCCCTCAACG GGTAATGCCTGAGGTGCCCCAGAACATGCAAAACGACATTCAACGCATGGAATTAGAAGCTCGCGAATCCCGAAGAGAAAGCAACTCGACATTACTCAACCCCCGTGGCGGCGACGCAAAGGC TTTCAAACCCTTCCAGACCAGCGCCGCCGGCTCCACCACAATGGACGTCCCATCATTCTCCCCTTTTCCCAAGGTCAAGGGCGAGAACATCCCGCCCAGCgacgaagagaaggagggcatTCTGTGGCAGGCGcgcaacctcgtcctccactCCAACAATGTGTCGATGCAGGTCACCTGGGCCCGCGACACCCTCATCTGGGTCGAGGTCGCCCAGGAGGCCGCGCAGAGGGAATGGAAGCgggaaggaaaggggaaggagaggccCGCGACACCAAAGACGGAACACGACCTGCGAATAGACGCCGTCAGCATCATCGACTACCTCGCCCAGCAGGACCACCCCGAGGCAAACTTTATGAAAGGAAAATGGCTCGAGTTTGGCAAGTTCGGATTCCGAGAGAACAAGCGGGAGGCGTATTCGCTGTACAAGAAGGCGGCCGAAAATGGGTACGGTAGGGCCGAATACCGCATGGGCATGCTGTACGAAAACTCGAATGATATCGCAAACGCCATCAAGCATTACACCCTCGGCGTCAAGCTCAAGGATTCGGCCTCCAACTACCGCCTCGGCATGATGCACCTGATGGGACAGCACGGCCATCAAAAGGACTATTTGCAGGGGTTGGAAATGATTCAGCATGCAGCCGACACGGCCGACGAAGACGCCCCTCAGGGTGCATATGTGTACGGCATGCTGATCGCTCGGGAACTGCCCGACATCACCCTTCCCGAGAGCATCCTGCCGTGCGACCTGACGGTAGCTCGACAGTACATCGAAAAGGCGGCCTATCTCAGCTTTGCCAAGGCTCAACTGAAGATGGGACAGGCATATGAGTTGAGCCAGCTTGGCTGTGACTTCAACCCTGCCTACTCGCTTCACTATTATGGTCTCGCTGCCCGCCAAGGCCAGCCAGAAGCCGCCCTCGGTGTCAGTCGCTGGTTCCTCTTTGGTTACGAAGGCGCCTTTGCCAAGAACGAGCAGCTGGCTTTCAAGTATGCACAGGAAGCGGCTGTCTCTGGACTGGCAACGGGCGAGTTCGCCATGGGTTACTACCACGAAATCGGCATCCACGTTCCCAAGGACGTTAGAGAAGCCAGGAAGTGGTACGAGCTCGCAGCCGAGCATGGCAACAAGGACGCCAAGGACAGACTCGAGTCACTGAGCCAGTCTAAGACACTGACCAAGGCTGACCACGAAACAACAACACTCACTCGAATCAAGTCCCAGCATGGCTCTCAGCGCGGCAAACGGCCAGACAGATTTGCAAGACAGAACGAGGTCTTGCCTACACTTGGGGAGACGGTGACACCCCCGCCTGGTGCGGCCCATTTTCTTTACTCTAATTCTAATGCTTTTGCTCTCCGCAACTATCACCAGCAGCCACTAACAGGAATACCAGACCGGGTCAACTTCCCAGACCCTACCCCTCGACCTCCTGCTTTTGGGGTAAATGTAGACCCGAACAACCTTGCGCTGCGCCCCAAGAGTGCAGCGCCGTATCCCCTCGAAGACAACCCGCCACCGCTGAATGCGAGGCCAAAGTCAGCGGCGCCCTATCCCGAGGATGATATGCGTGGTCCTCATTTGAACCCGGCAGCTGGTCGTCTCCCTGTTGGACCGCATGCGGACCGTCCCGGATCTGCTTTCGGTATCCGTCCTTTATCGCCAAACGGCATGCACAGTGCTCCTCCTGATCGCAGTCGTCCCATGTCtggacaacctcctcacGGCGGCTGGGGTCCCCAAGGTGCTCCCGGTAACTATAGACGCCCTAGTCCGGGTCCTAGTGCACAATATCCACCTCAGCAGCAAAACGGACGGTATGGGCCTCCGGGGCCTAGCATTCCTTCCGCTGGGATGCCACCTATCGGCGATCCGACGAGGCAACGGCTCCAGAAGCCGAACCCGAAtgctccacctcccctcgCTCAAGGACCTCCTCCGAGTCAGTATCCCCCTGCAGGTGGCAAGTACCCACCCCAGGGCAATCCCGGACTGCAGCCGGGGCGAGACTATGGTCCGCCTGGTGGTGGGCGCCCCAACCAACGCCCTGTCAGTGACGCTTACGGACCTCAAGGCGGGTACGATCGTTATGGTGCTGGACccccagctgctgctgctgggagggTGCCATTGCCAAACCCGAATCTGCGACCAGACGCGCACAGAGTGGAGAGCATGCCTGCAAGCGGGAGACCAGTTCCCAATAACGGTAGGCCGGTGTCATCGCATGCTCATGACGGCGGGCGTGTTAGTGCGCCCCCTGGTAGTGCAGCGGCGGCCAGACCAAGTCCGGGGCCGGGAACTCCGGGTTCGATTGCTTCTGGACCGAGACCTGCCGCCGGGAGACCACCTGTTAAGACCGATCATCCCGATGGAAAGACGATGGGTCAGGGGCCCGCGACATTTGAGGAGATGGGCATTCCGCAGGGGAAGAATGATGGTGACTGT GTTGTGATGTAA
- the RPN12 gene encoding regulatory particle non-ATPase (COG:O; BUSCO:EOG09263XN3; EggNog:ENOG503NXSX): MADRQLTTLLTQLRTPSLPFPQSTTLLSKAKLLLLQLSALTPSPTAPPANLTLAREVYELGALHSLRAKNPDSFTRYVSQLQPFYELPPSAFSSPSQNQNKVTALWLLFLLTQGRYTEFHSDLEGLSTRGSVAEVENDKFLGYPIKLERWLMEGAYDRVWKAMKKGEVPSEEFGVLCEVLTPQIRREIASSSERAYPSLPFLSAQSLLFLDSEGAVVDFAHSRGWVIKDRTIYFPTAAELNADEEGEQEQEKEVGQMVIENTLGYARQLETIV; the protein is encoded by the exons atgGCTGACCGCCaactcaccaccctcctcacccaactccgcaccccctccctccccttcccccaatccaccaccctaCTCTCAAAagccaaactcctcctcctccagctctcagccctaaccccctcccccaccgccccccccGCCAACCTTACCCTCGCCCGCGAGGTCTACGAGCTCGGCgccctccactccctccGCGCCAAAAACCCCGACTCCTTCACCCGCTACGTCTCCCAGCTCCAGCCCTTCTACGAGCTCCCCCCTTCTgctttctcctccccctcccaaaaccaaaacaaagTCACCGCCCTCtggctcctcttcctcctaaCCCAAGGCCGCTACACCGAGTTCCACTCCGACCTCGAAGGCCTCTCAACCCGCGGTTCTGTCGCAGAAGTGGAAAACGACAAGTTTTTGGGGTACCCCATCAAGCTGGAGAGGTGGCTCATGGAGGGGGCGTATGACCGGGTCTGGAAGGcgatgaagaagggggaggttcCGAGTGAGGAGTTTGGGGTCTTGTGCGAG GTATTGACCCCCCAAATCCGCCGAGAAATCGCCTCATCCTCCGAGCGCGCCTACCCGtccctccctttcctctCAGCCCagtccctcctcttcctcgactCGGAAGGCGCCGTCGTCGACTTTGCCCACAGCCGCGGTTGGGTCATCAAGGATAGGACTATTTACTTTCCCACTGCCGCCGAGCTCAACGccgacgaggaaggggagcaggagcaggagaaggaggttggcCAGATGGTGATTGAAAACACGCTGGGGTACGCCAGGCAGTTGGAGACGATTGTGTAA
- a CDS encoding uncharacterized protein (EggNog:ENOG503NW3Q; COG:U; BUSCO:EOG0926074Y), with translation MQSASGMLTKFESKSSRAKGIAFHPKRPWILVSLHSSTIQLWDYRMGTLIDRFEEHDGPVRGVDFHKTQPLFVSGGDDYKIKVWSYQTRRCLFTLNGHLDYIRTVFFHNELPWIVSASDDQTIRIWNWQNRSLLCTMTGHNHYVMCAQFHPKDADLVVSASLDQTVRVWDISGLRKKHSAPASIYESQMNQANQQQADMFGNTDAVVKFVLEGHDRGVNWVSFHPTMPLIVSAGDDRLIKLWRMSETKAWEVDTCRGHFQNASGCLFHPHQDLILSAGEDKTIRVWDLNKRTAVHTFKRENDRFWVIAAHPEINLFAAGHDNGVMVFKLERERPASAVYQNQLFYITKEKHVKSYDLQKNVESPTLLSLKKLGSPWVPPRTLSYNPAERSVLVTSPADGGSYELINLPRDGTGAIEPTESKRGSGNSAIFVARNRFAVLNTAAQTIDIKDLQNNVTRSFKPPLGTSDIYFGGTGNLLIISPTAVHLYDVQQKKTTTELAVNGVKYVVWSNDGLYAALLSKHNVTIVTKTLEQISTLHETIRIKSATWDDAGVLLYSTLNHVKYTLLNGDNGIVRTLDQTVYLVRVKGRNVYCLDRAAKPRILQIDPTEYRFKLALVKRNYEEMLHIIQNSSLVGQSIISYLQKKGYPEIALQFVQDPTTRFELAIECGNLEVAVEMAKQLDRPKLWTRLSAEALAHGNHSIVEMCYQKLKQFDKLSFLYLTTGDEAKLTRMAKIAEHRGDFGSRFQNALYLGEVEDRIQMFKEIDLYPLAYATTKAHGLDEECQSILEAAGLTEDELNLPTFGEPLTPPKPVVPTYKANWPTKATSQSFFEKALLGQMEGLSLEDESAVVNRVDAEAEEDGAKRDLLGDADEEEEDAGGWDMGDDVVPEIEEGLADVNIAEAGGAGSSEAELWARNSPLAVDHAAGGSFESAMQLLNRQVGAVNFAPLKSRFLEVYQASKTYLPASAGLPPLVNYVRRTVEEADLRKVFPVIPRDLEYLAEHDLHRGYKCMKTNKLEEGVTIFKNILHSLLVNAVGSEDEVAEAKKVITAAAEYTLAMSIELERRSLGTPEAILANPKLLKRNLELAAYFTIPKIEVAHRQLALSNAMTQSMRSKNYSSALSFANRIISNGDAGGALAKLLEAARRNKATCERNPHDAVEIEFDQFAEFEICAASYTPIYSGTSYEECAFDGSKYHTKYKGTVCKVCEVCEVGKHGSGLKLFA, from the exons ATGCAGTCCGCTTCGGGCATGCTCACAAAA TTCGAGTCCAAGTCGTCGCGCGCAAAGGGAATTGCATTCCATCCCAAACG ACCATGGATCCTCGTCTCGCTTCACTCCTCGACCATTCAGCTTTGGGACTACCGTATGGGCACACTGATTGACCGATTCGAAGAGCACGATGGCCCCGTCCGCGGTGTCGATTTCCACAAGACGCAG CCCCTGTTCGTCTCGGGTGGTGACGACTACAAGATCAAGGTCTGGTCTTACCAGACCAGGAGGTGTCTGTTCACCCTGAACGGTCACTTGGACTACATTCGAACCGTCTTCTTCCACAACGAGCTCCCTTGGATTGTCAGCGCCTCTGACGATCAGACGATTCGGATATGGAACTGGCAGAACCGCTCCCTGC TTTGCACCATGACGGGCCACAACCACTATGTCATGTGTGCCCAATTCCACCCCAAAGATGCCGACCTCGTCGTGTCCGCCTCGCTCGATCAGACTGTTCGTGTTTGGGATA TCTCCGGCTTGCGCAAGAAACACTCCGCCCCTGCGTCCATCTACGAAAGTCAAATGAACCAggccaaccaacaacaagccgATATGTTTGGAAACACCGATGCCGTCGTCAAGTTCGTTCTCGAGGGTCACGATAGAGGCGTTAACTGGGTCTCGTTCCACCCTACCATGCCCCTGATAGTGTCGGCGGGCGACGATCGTCTCATCAAATTGTGGCGTATGAGCGAAACCAAGGCGTGGGAGGTCGATACTTGCCGCGGGCATTTCCAGAACGCCAGTGGGTGCTTGTTCCACCCTCACCAGGATCTCATTCTTTCGGCCGGCGAGGATAAGACGATTCGTGTTTGGGATCTGAACAAGCGTACGGCGGTACACACGTTCAAGAGAGAAAACGACAGATTCTGGGTCATCGCCGCGCATCCTGAGATCAACCTTTTCGCTGCTGGACACGATAATGGTGTAATGGTGTTCAAGTTGGAGCGCGAGAGACCCGCGTCGGCTGTTTACCAAAACCAGCTCTTCTATATCACCAAGGAGAAGCATGTCAAGTCATACGACCTGCAAAAGAACGTCGAGTCCCCAACTCTGCTGTCTCTCAAGAAGCTGGGCAGCCCCTGGGTTCCCCCAAGGACGCTGTCTTACAACCCTGCTGAGCGTTCGGTTCTTGTCACATCCCCAGCGGACGGCGGCTCTTATGAGCTCATCAACCTTCCCCGTGATGGTACCGGCGCCATTGAGCCAACCGAGTCCAAGCGGGGCTCTGGTAACTCGGCCATCTTTGTTGCCCGTAACCGCTTTGCCGTCCTGAACACCGCTGCCCAAACCATCGATATCAAGGACCTTCAGAACAACGTTACCCGGTCCTTCAAGCCCCCTCTTGGCACTAGCGACATCTACTTCGGCGGCACGGGTaaccttctcatcatcagcccCACGGCAGTACACCTTTACGATGTTcagcagaagaagaccaCTACCGAGCTCGCCGTAAATGGTGTCAAGTACGTCGTCTGGTCCAACGATGGCCTCTATGCCGCTCTCCTCAGCAAGCACAATGTCACCATTGTGACCAAGACCCTTGAGCAGATCAGCACGCTCCACGAAACGATCCGCATCAAGAGCGCCACCTGGGACGACGCCGGCGTCTTGTTGTATTCCACCCTTAACCACGTGAAGTACACGCTGTTGAACGGCGACAATGGTATCGTGCGCACTCTTGATCAGACTGTCTATCTTGTGAGGGTCAAGGGCCGTAACGTCTACTGCTTGGATCGTGCTGCGAAGCCCAGAATCCTCCAGATTGACCCTACCGAGTACCGCTTCAAGCTTGCCCTTGTCAAGAGAAACTACGAGGAGATGCTGCACATCATTCAGAACTCCAGCTTGGTCGGCCAATCCATTATTTCGTACCTGCAAAAGAAGGGCTACCCAGAGATTGCCCTTCAGTTCGTGCAAGACCCCACCACCCGCTTCGAGCTTGCGATTGAGTGCGGAAACCTTGAGGTGGCTGTTGAGATGGCCAAGCAGCTGGACAGGCCAAAATTGTGGACGAGATTGAGCGCCGAGGCCCTTGCTCACGGGAACCACTCCATTGTTGAGATGTGCTATCAGAAGCTCAAGCAGTTCGACAAGCTCTCCTTCCTATATCTCACAACCGGTGACGAGGCCAAGCTGACTAGGATGGCCAAGATTGCTGAGCACCGCGGAGACTTTGGCTCTAGATTCCAAAACGCCCTCTATCtcggtgaggttgaggacaGAATCCAGATGTTCAAGGAGATCGATCTTTATCCTCTGGCCTACGCTACAACCAAGGCCCACGGTCTGGATGAGGAGTGCCAATCGATCTTGGAGGCTGCCGGTCTCACAGAAGACGagctcaacctccccaccttTGGCGAACCTCTCACGCCTCCCAAGCCCGTTGTTCCTACATACAAGGCCAACTGGCCAACAAAGGCCACATCGCAATCCTTCTTCGAGAAGGCGCTGCTTGGCCAGATGGAGGGTCTTTCATTAGAAGACGAGTCAGCGGTGGTTAATCGTGTTGACGCCgaagctgaggaggatggcgctAAGCGCGACCTCCTTGGAGAcgccgatgaggaggaggaggatgctggCGGCTGGGACATGGGTGATGACGTTGTGCCAGAGATTGAGGAGGGCCTGGCCGATGTCAACATCGCTgaggctggtggtgctggcagCAGCGAGGCTGAACTCTGGGCTCGCAACTCACCTCTGGCTGTTGACCATGCTGCCGGTGGCTCGTTTGAGTCTGCGATGCAACTGCTCAACCGTCAGGTTGGTGCCGTCAACTTTGCTCCTCTCAAGTCCCGGTTCTTGGAAGTATACCAGGCTTCCAAGACATATCTCCCTGCGTCGGCCGGCCTTCCCCCATTAGTCAACTATGTTCGCCGCACGGTAGAGGAGGCTGATCTTAGAAAGGTGTTTCCCGTCATCCCCAGGGATCTGGAGTACCTTGCCGAGCATGATCTTCACCGCGGTTACAAGTGCATGAAGACCAACAAGCTGGAAGAGGGTGTGACTATCTTCAAGAATATCCTGCACTCGCTGCTTGTCAACGCGGTTGGCtcggaggacgaggttgcggaggccaagaaggtcattactgctgctgccgagtATACCCTCGCCATGTCGATTGAGCTTGAGCGCAGGTCTCTTGGCACACCAGAGGCCATCCTggccaaccccaagctcCTGAAGCGGAACTTGGAGCTTGCCGCTTACTTTACCATTCCCAAGATTGAGGTGGCTCATCGCCAGTTGGCTCTGTCTAATGCCATGACTCAGTCGATGCGCAGCAAGAACTACAGCAGCGCGTTGAGCTTTGCTAACAGGATAATCTCCAACGGTGATGCTGGCGGCGCTTTGGCCAAGCTTTTGGAAGCT GCTCGGAGAAACAAGGCCACCTGTGAGCGCAACCCTCACGACGCGGTGGAGATTGAGTTTGATCAATTTGCCGAGTTTGAGATTTGCGCGGCGAGCTACACGCCCATCTACAGCGGCACCTCGTATGAGGAGTGCGCGTTTGACGGATCCAAGTACCACACCAAGTACAAGGGCACCGTCTGCAAGGTGTGCGAAGTGTGCGAGGTTGGCAAGCACGGCAGCGGTTTGAAGCTTTTTGCTTGA